The Rhizobium rosettiformans genomic sequence CTCACTTCTGCGCACCAGCGGCCTGCTCAAGGAAGAGCCGAGCCCGGCGATCTGAACGGTAACACCGCTCAGATCGTATTGAGCGTCTCAAGCACCTGGGCGGCATGCTTGCGAATGGCGTCCTGCTTGAAAGGATCCATCCGCCGCCAGGTCGCATACATGTTGGAAAGCCGCGGATTGCGCGCCAGCTTCTCCGTATTGCGATCGAGGAAGTCCCAGTAGAGCGCGTTAAACGGACAGGCCTTTGGGCCCGTCGTCAGCTTCGGATCGTAACGACAGCCGCCGCAGAAATTGCTCATCCGGTCGATATATTTGCCGCTCGCCGCATAGGGCTTGCTCGCCATGATCCCGCCGTCGCCATAAAGCGCCATGCCGAGCGTATTCGGCAATTCGACCCATTCGTAGGCATCGGAATAGACGGCAAGATACCATTCGCAGACTTCTGCAGGATTGATCCCGGCCAGCATCGCGAAGTTGCCCGTCACCATCAGCCGCTGGATATGATGCGAATAGGCGTGTTCGATCGTATCGCCGACCGCACCCTTCATGCAGGCCATGTCGGTCTTCGCCGTCCAGTACATCTGCGGCAACGGACGGGTGGCGACAAGATGGTTGAGCGCCGCATATTCGGGCATCTCTGTCCAGTAAATACCGCGGACATATTCGCGCCAGCCGAGGATCTGCCGGATAAAACCCTCGACGGCATTGAGCGGTGCGCGACCCTCGAACCAGGCGGCCTCCGCCCGGCGGATGACGTCGATCGGCATGAGTAGGCCGGCATTGATGTAGGAGGAAACAAGCGAGTGATAGAGATAGGGCTCGCCTTTCACCATCGCGTCCTGATAGTCGCCAAAATTGGGCAAGATCTCGTCGATGAACTGCTGAAGCTCCATCTCCGCCTGATCAGCGGTCACGGCAAAATGGAAACTGTCGAGCGAGCCCATGTGGCCGGCGAAGCGCTCTTCGACCAGAGCCAGCACGGACTTCGTGATCGCATCCTTTCGGTGGCTGATCCGATTTGGCCCCTTCAGCCCCTCTGCCGGTGGCTTGCGGTTCTCGGCATCGAAGTTCCATTTGCCGCCGACGGGCTCCTCGCCTTCCAGCAGCACGCGGTGACGCCGGCGCATGTCGCGATAGAAATACTCCATGCGCAACTGTTTGCGGCCCTTGCGCCATTCCCGGAAGTCTTCGATCGAACAGAGAAAGCGATCATCCTCGCGGATCTCGACCGGCACACCGAGAGCGGCTTCCCAGCCCCACATCTCGTCCGCCAGACGCCACTCCCCGCATTCCGTCACGACGACGGAGGTTGCGCCGATCTCGGCTAGAGCGCGGACAAGCTCGCCTTTCAGGCTCTGCGTGTTTTCGGGATCGTCCAGGGTGACGTAACGGACGGTAAGCCCCTTCTCTCTCAAGTCCTCGGCAAAGTGCCGCATGGCGGAAAAGAGAAAGGCGATCTTCTTCTTGTGATGCTTCACATAAGTCGCCTCGCTCATGACTTCCGCCATGAGCACCAGCGAGTTTTCAGGTTCGACATCGGCGAGCGCTGACAGGGAGTGACTGAGCTGATCCCCGAGAACGAGATGGATACGCGACGCCTTCACCATTCGATCGGCTGGCCGTCATAGGCAAAGAAGCCGCCCGTCTGCGACGGTTCAAGCTGATCCAGCACCGACAGCATCATGGCGACGCTCTCGCCCGGCTGGATCTTGTCATGTGCCTTGGAGAAGCCGCCCGAGAAGCCAGTATCCACCGAACCCGGATGCAGCGCCACCACCACACTCTTCGGTCGCAGACGAGCGATCTCGATCGCCGAGGTGCGGGTGATCTGGTTTAGAGCCGCTTTGGCCGAGCGGTAGGAGATCCAGCCGCCAAGCTTGTTGTCGCCGATCGACCCGACCCGCGCCGAGAGCGTGGCGAAGACGCTCTTGCCCTCGTTGGAAAGGAGCGGTGCGAAATGCTTCAGCGCCAGAGCCGGGCCGATCGCGTTCAGGGCGAACTGCGCCGCCATCACATCGCCCTGGATCGCCTTGATCGTCTTTTCCGGGCCATTGCCATCGATCACGAGCGCGCCGGTGGCGCAGAGGATGAGATCGAATTTCAGGCCCGCTTCCGAAAGCTTCGCGGCCGCAGCACCGACAGACGCATCATCCGTGATGTCGAACCCGTCAACGCTGCGGGAGAGTTCGACCACGCTGCCGCAATTCGGATCGGCCTTGATCGCAGCCGCAAAGGCGCCGCCGATACCTCCACTCGCCCCAAGCACGAGCGCACGGTAGCCGGGATTGAGGGACGTCATTCCGGAAAAGTCGGACATCTGGATCTCCTGCAGGTCTGTGCTACCCATTACGGCAGGCAGCCAGACCGGATCAGGCGCAGATTGTCTCAGAGGCGTTCGATGGCACCGTCGAAATCCGGCATGGCGCCGGGATCGATCTCCATAAGCCGGCAGACAAGCCCCGCAATCTCGGTTTGCTTGATCGGGGCATCGGAACCGAGTCGGAATCCGACCGTGTAAAACGGCACTTCGGTCTCCTGGGGCGTCGGCCCCGCATGATTGCCGTCATCACCCATCCCATGATCGGCGGTGACGATCACCGTGTAGCCGGCCTCGACCCAATCAGGCACATGCCGTGCAAGCAGATCACCCTGCGTCCGGGCCGCGTTGCGATAACCGATGCTGTCGCCACCATGCTTGTGGCCAGCATCATCGACATTCATCGGGTGCAGCAGAAGAAAGTCGGGCGCCATGGACCGGATAAGCCATTCGGCGTCGGCGAAGAGATGGCTGTCGGGATAGGCATCGTCCCAGTAGAAAATGCCATGGGTGATATCGCCGGTCCCATCAACGAGAATCCGGTCGCAGTACCGGTCGAACGGGCAGGAGACATAGAGCTCCGAAACCCAGTGATAGGCGGCGGCTGCCGTCACGCCACCCTGTGCCCTGACTCGCGCGAAGAGATTGTCCCCCATGGAACGGCGCACCACGCCATTGCTGACCACGCCATGGTCCACGGGCTTTCGCCCCGTCAGCAAGGTCTCATAGAGCGGCCGCGACATGGCCGGCAGCTCGCAGGTCAGCTTGCGCACATCGGCGCGCCCCGCAGCCACGAGCCCTTCCATATAGCCGAGACAGGTACGGGCCGCGTCGTAACGCAGCCCGTCGAGAACGATCAGGATCACTTTGTTCATGGCGCGCAACTTGCCACGCCGCGCGCCAAAGGCAAGACCGACTTAGATGATGGGCTTGCCGCCTGTGACGGCGATCGTCGCGCCGGACACATAGCTGGAGAGCGGATCGGCGAGCATGACATAGGCCGTCTGCAATTCGGCCGGTTGCCCGGGGCGCTGCATCGGCACCTGTTTGCCGAAGTTCTTCACCTTGTCCTCCGGCATCGTTGAGGGAATGAGCGGCGTCCAGATCGGACCGGGTGCCACAGCATTGGCCCGGATGCTCTTTTCCGCCAGCATCTGCGCAAGCCCAGCGGTAAAGTTCTGGATCGCGCCCTTGGTGGTCGCATAGGCGAGAAGATGCGGGCTGGGACTGACGGAATTGATCGAGGCCGTGTTGATGATCGAACCGCCGTTTTTCATATGCGGCACGGCCGCCTTGGTCAGATAGAACATGGCGTGGATATTGACGCGGAAGGTCAGCTCCCACTCCTCATCCGGGATTTCGGTGATGTCGTCAAAAGTCGCCTGGTGGGCGGCGTTGTTGACGAGAATGTCGACGCCGCCGAGTTCACGAACCGCTATGTCGACAATCTCTCGGCAATGATCAGCGCTCTGAATGTCGCCTCGGACCAGCACGGCCTTGCGCCCAGCCTTTTCAACCCAGCGCGCGGTGTCCTTGGCGTCCTCGTCTTCCTCGATATAGGAGATCAGCACGTCGGCACCTTCGCGTGCATAGGCGATTGCCACCGCCCGACCGATCCCGCTGTCTCCACCGGTGATGATCGCATTCAGCCCTTCGAGCTTGCCCGAACCCTTATAGCTTTCTTCGCCATGATCGGGCCGCGGATTCATGTCGGCGGTCCGGCCCGGCATCGGAACCTTTTTCTGTGGAAAGGGCGGCGTGGGATAGTCGGCCATGGGTCATCTCCTCGTTGCTGATGTCGAGGGTCAAACCGGTGAGCCATGGATGGGTTCCGGAAAACGGTACCAGCAAATGAACAGGGCCGGCGTGACGCCGGCCCTCGAACATGTCGAAATCAGGCACGCCAGGCGGCGAGCGCCTGCGGTCTCAGGACCCTCTCACCCAGTACGGGAACGGCACCTTCAGGGAGCGTCCAGTCTTCTGTTCCGTAGTTGAAGGCAAAGACCAGATCGCCGCGACGGCGGATACGAATGAAGTCCGGCACCGGCAGCGTGGCAACACCGGCCTTCTTCGTCGCCAGTTCCAACACCTCGGCCAGCAGCCCTGCATCCGCCCAGCAGGCAAGATAGAGCACATTGTCTTTTTCGGTGAGCGCCGGATCACCATTGTCGAAGGTGGCGAGCACCGAAGCCGATGTCTCGACATATTCCCGCCAACGGATCGCATGACCCGACACTTTGCCAGAAACGCGATCCGAGAGCCCGGGGCGCATCGAGGAAACCTGAATGACGCGATTGCCCGTGAGTGCGCCCAGCGGACCCGGCGGCAGGTTTTCCGGAATGCGGAAATTGCGGTCGCGCGAACCCGTGCGCGCACCGATCACTAGGACACCCCCAGCCTTTTCAAGCTCGGCGCGTGCCGCTTCAGTGACTTCCGTCATGCAGGGCACGACAACGAGCGGATAGCCCTCGAGCGAGACGCCCGGACGGACGAAATCGACGTTGAGGCCGAGATGACGCAGGGCCTCGTACCAGCGGAAGCAGAGTTCCTCGTAGCGGAAATCCTTGCCCTGCGGCTGGATCATCGTCGACCAGTAGCTCTGATAGTCGAAGACCAGCGCGACAGGTGCCTGGCTCGTTTCGGGAAGCGCGCCGAGCGCAGCCAGCTCGTCAGAGACCTGCATGGCTTCCTTGCCGCCCGGCGACCACTCGTCGAGGCCGGGAAGGTTCAGGCCCGCATGCATCTGTTCCTGCGCGAAGGGCGCCTGACGCCAACGGAAGTAACTGACGACATCAGCCCCATGCGCGAGCGCCTCCCACGTCCACAGCCGCACCATGCCCGGCTTCGGCACGGGGTTCCACGGCGCCCAGTTCACCGGACCCGGCTGCTGCTCCATCACCCAGAAGCGACCCTTGCCGACGGCGCGGTAGAGATCGTGGTGATAAGGCGCGATATCGGGATGCGAGGTCTCGGCCCAGCGATTGCGCTCTTCTTCGGTGAAGGGGAACTTCTCGACGAAGCCAATCGGATAACTGTCCCAGGAGGCGAGATCGAGATTGTCGCCGACCTTGAAGTGGTCGAAATCAGAGACGAAGCCCATGAAGTTATGGGTGATCCAGCGACCGGACGAATGCTTGCGGATGATCTCGCACTGCATCTTGTCGTAAGCCGCGACCTGGTCGGAATGGAAACGCCAGAAGTCGAGGCGCGTCGCCGGGTTCGGCTCGGTCACAGTGAGGTTCGGCAGAGCGACGTCGTCGAAGCTTGTGAGCTCCATCGACCAGAAGACCGAACCCCAGGCCTCGTTGAGCTGATCGGTCGACTGGTAGCGCAGGCGAAGCCAGCGCTTGAAGCTCTTCAGATCTTCAGGACCCCAGGAAACCGTCGTATCGTGACAGCCATACTCATTGTCCGTCTGCCAGCCGACGATACCGGGGTGCTCGCCATAGCGCTTGGCGACGATCTCGACGATGCGCGCGCTCTCCTTCCACCAGGTCTCCGATGAAAAGGTATAGTGACGACGCGAGCCGAAGCCGCGCGGGCGGCCCTGTTCGTCATAGGGAATGATATCGGGGCATTCGTCCACGAGCCACTTGGGCGGAGTCGCGGTCGGCGTGCCGAGCACGACCTTAAGTCCCGCTTCATGCAACACGTCGATTGCCCGGTCGAGCCAATCGAAGGTGAAATTGCCGCGCGAGGGCTCCAGACGAGACCAGGCGAATTCACCGATGCGCACGAAGGAAATGCCGAGTTCGCGCATCCGGCGCGCGTCGGTTCGCCACCGGCTTTCGTCCCAGTGTTCCGGATAGTAGCAGACGCCCAGCATTATCGTGTCAGATCCCCATTGATGACGGCCTTGCCGTCCTTGTCGAACAGATGGCAGGCCTTGGCATTGATGCCGAGGCGCAGCGTCTGGCCGGGCTTTTCGCTGGCCAGACCATCGGCCTTCACCGCAAGCTCCGAGCCGTCGGCAAGCGTGACGAAGAACAGCGTCTCCGAACCGAGATATTCGGCGAGCTTGACGGTCGCGTCGATGACGACATCGCCCTTGCCGGTTGCGTCGATATGCTCGGGACGCAGGCCGAAGGTCAGCTCCCCAGCCGGCACGCCCGCCCCATGCGTCGGGATCGAGATCTCCGCCCCGGGCAGACGCACCACGGCAACACCGTCGGCAGCCGAAGCCTGAACCTTCAGGAAATTCATCTTCGGCGAGCCGATGAAGCCGGCAACGAAGAGATTGTTCGGGCGGTGGTAGAGTTCGAGCGGCGAGCCGACCTGCTCGATCTTGCCGGCAGACAGGACGACGATCTTGTCGGCCATCGTCATGGCCTCGACCTGGTCGTGAGTCACGTAGATCATCGTTGCCTTCAGATCCTGGTGCAGCTTGGAAAGCTCCGTGCGCATCTGGACGCGCAGTGCTGCATCGAGGTTCGACAGCGGTTCGTCGAACAGGAAGACTTCCGGATTGCGGACGATGGCGCGGCCGATGGCCACGCGCTGGCGCTGGCCGCCCGAAAGCTGGCCGGGCTTGCGCTGCAAAAGCGGCTCAAGCTGTAGCATCTTGGCGGCAACGGCGGTGCGCTCGGCGATCAGGGCCTTGGAATGGCCGGTCATCTTCAGGCCGAAACCGATGTTTTCCTCGACGGTCATGTGCGGATAAAGCGCATAGGACTGGAAGACCATGGCAACGCCACGCTCGGACGGGCCGATGCTGGTCATGTCCTGGCCACCGATCGCAAGCGAACCGGAGGTGATCTCCTCGAGGCCCGCAATCATGCGCAAAAGCGTGGACTTGCCGCAGCCGGAAGGGCCGACGAAGACGCAGAACTCGCCGTCCTTGACGTCGAGATCCACACCCTTGATGACGCTGAGTGCGCCGAACTGTTTCTTGACGTCACGCAGGCTCACGTCAGCCATGGGTCTTGCCTCCCTTGATCGATTCGAGTTCGAGGAGAAGTGCACTTTCGGGCATCAGCATCGGCAGCGGCAGTCCGGCAAGACCGGCACTGGAAAGCGCGAAACTGACACCGCCGGAAAGCAGCGCTTTCTGGCCCTCGGAGATACGGATGAATTGCGGTTCTGCCGGCAGCACGGTCTTGATCCGCCACTGGCCACCGAACTGGGTGATCTCATCGGGCAGGCGCAGAGGTGCTGGCTGTTCGCCCACCATCTGCGGCCCCTGAGCGACGATCACCACGATTTTCTCGGCCGAAGCCGCACCCCAGACATAGCGACCGTCCAGCGGCTCCATGCGGAAACTGGCGCCCGGCGCATGGAAGAGGTCACGCAGTCGCTTGTAGGTCTCGATATAGACCTTCAGCTCGGCGCGCTCCTCCTCCGCCAGTTCCAGCGGATTGAGCTCGACACCGAGATGATAGGCAAGCGCCACCAGCGCCCGGAAGGCGAGTGTATGCCGACGGCCCGTCTGGTGGTTCGGTGAGGCCGAGATATGGCTGCCGAGAATTTCCGGCGGCACGAAGACCGAAGCGCCGCGCTGGATTTCCAGCCGCTCCAGCGCATCCGTGCAATCGGACGTCCAGACGCGATGGGTGCGCTTCAACGCACCATAATCGATACGCCCGCCCCCGGAGGCGCAGCTTTCGATTTCGACATTGGGATGAGCGGCACGAACGCGGTCCATCAGCGCATAGACGGCACGGGTCTGGGCAGCAGTCTTCGCTTTGCCGTCGCGACCCGCGGCATGCGTCAGATCGCGGTTCATGTCCCACTTGATGTAGGAAACGGCGTGGTTGGAGAGCACCGCATCGATCTTGCTGAAGAGATAGTCGGAGACTTCGGGGCGGGTCAGATCCAGCACCAGCTGGGTGCGCGATTCGAGGATCGGACGACCCTCGACCGTCAGCGCCCAGTCGGGATGCGCCTTGTACAGTTCGGAAACCGGGTTCACCATCTCAGGCTCGAACCAAATGCCGAACTGCATACCAAGGCCTGTGACATGGTCCACCAGCGGCTTCAAGCCGTCGGGATATTTGCGGGCATCGATATCCCAGTCGCCAAGGCTCGTTGTGTCGTTGTCGCGCTTGCCGAACCAGCCGTCGTCGAGCACGAAGCGCTCGATGCCGAGTTCGGCAGCCGCTGTCGCCTGGGCTTTGAGCGAGTCCATCTGGTGATCGAAGTAATTGCCTTCCCAGGTGTTGAGCGTCACCGGGCGCGGGCTCATTTGGCCGCCCGGCCAAGTGGTCAGTTCTTCGCGCACGAAGGCATGGAAGTCTTCCGTATCGGCGCCTGCATAGGCAAGCGGGCTTTCATAGCTTTCGCCCGGAGCGAGGGTCATCTCACCCGGCTCGAACAGCTCACCGAGATGTACGAGGCGCCGTCCGTCATCGGTGCGGTCGATGACCATCTGGTGGTTGCCGCTGAAGCCAAGCGTGACGCCGAAGATCTGGGTCTCGCTTTCGATGAACAGCATCGGAAAGCGATCATGGGACGTACGCCCACGACGATTTTCCTGGATCCAGGTGCCATTGCCGAGCAGCTCGCGCCGCGTCTGGAACTCACGCCCCCAGATGCCGGTAAAGCTCATCACCTGCAGGTCACCTGCCGGTGCAAGGAAGGTGCCGGCCATGCAGCGATCGAGCTGATAGTCCGTGTCGCCGCGATTGGTCAGCTTCGTCGCCATCGAAATGAGGCCGGAGGTATGCGCCGTCAGCGTGATGGCAAGCGATAGATTCGCGACGGCATCGATACCGGTCAGCACCGTGCGATTGCCATCTCGGCTAACAGTCCAGCCGCCGAACTGTGCGACGAAGTCACGCCCCCCACGATGACCTGCAATCGCCGGCCAGCCGAAGAAGCCCATGCCGCCTGTCGGCAGGAGAACGGACGAGGGTACCGCCACGTCCATGCCGTTGACGCGGCTTGACCGTTCGATCGCGAACAAGGAATCGGGTTCGACAGGCTCCGCCCCGAAGGACAGGATCTCCGGCATGCCGAGGTCCGGCAGGCGCAAGCTCAGCGACAGCTGGCCCGAATCGATGATGATTATTTCACTCATCCCTTGGTCGCTCCGAGTGTGAGGCCAGCGATGAAGTGGCGCTGCATCAGGAAGAACATGGCGACCGGCGGCAAGGCCGCGACGATCGAGCCGGCGGAGACGAGATGCCAGGCGGCCACCCACTGGCCGTTCAGCGAATAGAGCCCGGCGGTAACCGGCATGGCATGCTGACCCTGCACGAGAACCGTCGCCCAGAAGTAGTCGTTCCAGACGAAGGTGAAGATCAGCACGGACAGCGCTGCAATCGCCGGGCGCATCAGCGGCAGCACGATATAGCGGAAGATCCGCCATTCCGAGACGCCCTCGACGCGGGCCGATTCGATCAGCGCAAAGGGCAGGCCCTTGATGAAATTGCGCATGAACAGCGTGCAGAAGCCGGTCTGGAAGGCGACATGGAAGAGCACGAGGCCCATCGTCGTGTCGTAGAGACCGGCACGCAGCGTCATGTCACGCACCGGCACCATCAGGATCTGGAACGGGATGAAGTTGCCAGCGACGAACATGAAGAACAGGACGAGATTGCCCTTGAACTTGTAGACCGCAAGCGCAAAGCCGGTGAGGCAGGAGAGTGCTACGGCGCCGATCACCGTCGGGATCGTCACCTTGAACGAGTTCAGTATGTAATAGCCGATCGGCGAGTTGTTGAAGACGGCCGAATAGTTCGCGAAGCCGGCAAAGCCGGAGGGGATGCCGAAATAGTTCCCGGCGGCCAAGTCACCCGCGGGGCGCACTGACGTGATGGCAACGCCGATCAGCGGCAGGAGCCAGAGGAAAAGCGCCACCGGCAGCAGGATCTTGTAGGCCGTCTGCGCAAAGGGCGAGGCCTTCTGGATCGGAGTGGGGAACATCAGGCGTTCCTTTCCTGGGCGAGCATGCGGACGATGAAGAGCGAGATGAAGACCATCATGATGAGGAACAGCACGACCGCGATCGAAGCGCCGTAACCCATGCGGAAGCCGTATTCGGAGAGTGCCTGCTCATACATGAAGTAGGAGAGCACCTGGCTCGACCCGTAGGGTCCGCCGGCCGTCATGATGGAGACAAGGTCGAAGGAACGCAGCGAGCCGATGACGGTCACGACCATGGCAATGAAGGTGGCCGGAGCCAGCTGCGGCAGGATCACGTACCAGAGCAGCTTCAGACCCTTGGCGCCGTCCATGCGCGCGGCTTCCACCTGTTCCGGATTGATGTTGTTGAGACCGGTCAGATAAAGGATCATGCAATAGGCCGTCTGCGGCCAAAGGCCTGCGACGATGATGCCGTAGGTGACGTAGCGCTCATCGGCGAGCACAGCGATCTGGCTGCCAAACAGCACTTCCGTGAGCTTCGCGAACAGGCCGAAATCCGGCGCGTAAAACCACGTGAACATCAGACCGACGACGACCTGGCTGATCACGAAGGGAAAGAAGAACAGCGACTTGTAGAGCCGGATGCCGGTGACCGTCTGGTTGAGGAAGAGCGCAACGGCCAAGCCCGCCGGGATCGACAGGAGATAGAGCACCAGCCAAATCACGTTGTTGTAGAGCGAC encodes the following:
- a CDS encoding alkaline phosphatase family protein; its protein translation is MNKVILIVLDGLRYDAARTCLGYMEGLVAAGRADVRKLTCELPAMSRPLYETLLTGRKPVDHGVVSNGVVRRSMGDNLFARVRAQGGVTAAAAYHWVSELYVSCPFDRYCDRILVDGTGDITHGIFYWDDAYPDSHLFADAEWLIRSMAPDFLLLHPMNVDDAGHKHGGDSIGYRNAARTQGDLLARHVPDWVEAGYTVIVTADHGMGDDGNHAGPTPQETEVPFYTVGFRLGSDAPIKQTEIAGLVCRLMEIDPGAMPDFDGAIERL
- a CDS encoding alpha-galactosidase; the encoded protein is MSEIIIIDSGQLSLSLRLPDLGMPEILSFGAEPVEPDSLFAIERSSRVNGMDVAVPSSVLLPTGGMGFFGWPAIAGHRGGRDFVAQFGGWTVSRDGNRTVLTGIDAVANLSLAITLTAHTSGLISMATKLTNRGDTDYQLDRCMAGTFLAPAGDLQVMSFTGIWGREFQTRRELLGNGTWIQENRRGRTSHDRFPMLFIESETQIFGVTLGFSGNHQMVIDRTDDGRRLVHLGELFEPGEMTLAPGESYESPLAYAGADTEDFHAFVREELTTWPGGQMSPRPVTLNTWEGNYFDHQMDSLKAQATAAAELGIERFVLDDGWFGKRDNDTTSLGDWDIDARKYPDGLKPLVDHVTGLGMQFGIWFEPEMVNPVSELYKAHPDWALTVEGRPILESRTQLVLDLTRPEVSDYLFSKIDAVLSNHAVSYIKWDMNRDLTHAAGRDGKAKTAAQTRAVYALMDRVRAAHPNVEIESCASGGGRIDYGALKRTHRVWTSDCTDALERLEIQRGASVFVPPEILGSHISASPNHQTGRRHTLAFRALVALAYHLGVELNPLELAEEERAELKVYIETYKRLRDLFHAPGASFRMEPLDGRYVWGAASAEKIVVIVAQGPQMVGEQPAPLRLPDEITQFGGQWRIKTVLPAEPQFIRISEGQKALLSGGVSFALSSAGLAGLPLPMLMPESALLLELESIKGGKTHG
- a CDS encoding carbohydrate ABC transporter permease, whose translation is MSNTVPSSSGFWKRNQQKYAPFLFLAPGMLMFLIYVLVPIFESIWISFHDWDGLGAMTWIGFGNYAELMDDDSFYTSLYNNVIWLVLYLLSIPAGLAVALFLNQTVTGIRLYKSLFFFPFVISQVVVGLMFTWFYAPDFGLFAKLTEVLFGSQIAVLADERYVTYGIIVAGLWPQTAYCMILYLTGLNNINPEQVEAARMDGAKGLKLLWYVILPQLAPATFIAMVVTVIGSLRSFDLVSIMTAGGPYGSSQVLSYFMYEQALSEYGFRMGYGASIAVVLFLIMMVFISLFIVRMLAQERNA
- a CDS encoding SDR family oxidoreductase, with protein sequence MADYPTPPFPQKKVPMPGRTADMNPRPDHGEESYKGSGKLEGLNAIITGGDSGIGRAVAIAYAREGADVLISYIEEDEDAKDTARWVEKAGRKAVLVRGDIQSADHCREIVDIAVRELGGVDILVNNAAHQATFDDITEIPDEEWELTFRVNIHAMFYLTKAAVPHMKNGGSIINTASINSVSPSPHLLAYATTKGAIQNFTAGLAQMLAEKSIRANAVAPGPIWTPLIPSTMPEDKVKNFGKQVPMQRPGQPAELQTAYVMLADPLSSYVSGATIAVTGGKPII
- a CDS encoding ABC transporter ATP-binding protein, translating into MADVSLRDVKKQFGALSVIKGVDLDVKDGEFCVFVGPSGCGKSTLLRMIAGLEEITSGSLAIGGQDMTSIGPSERGVAMVFQSYALYPHMTVEENIGFGLKMTGHSKALIAERTAVAAKMLQLEPLLQRKPGQLSGGQRQRVAIGRAIVRNPEVFLFDEPLSNLDAALRVQMRTELSKLHQDLKATMIYVTHDQVEAMTMADKIVVLSAGKIEQVGSPLELYHRPNNLFVAGFIGSPKMNFLKVQASAADGVAVVRLPGAEISIPTHGAGVPAGELTFGLRPEHIDATGKGDVVIDATVKLAEYLGSETLFFVTLADGSELAVKADGLASEKPGQTLRLGINAKACHLFDKDGKAVINGDLTR
- a CDS encoding beta-galactosidase, whose product is MLGVCYYPEHWDESRWRTDARRMRELGISFVRIGEFAWSRLEPSRGNFTFDWLDRAIDVLHEAGLKVVLGTPTATPPKWLVDECPDIIPYDEQGRPRGFGSRRHYTFSSETWWKESARIVEIVAKRYGEHPGIVGWQTDNEYGCHDTTVSWGPEDLKSFKRWLRLRYQSTDQLNEAWGSVFWSMELTSFDDVALPNLTVTEPNPATRLDFWRFHSDQVAAYDKMQCEIIRKHSSGRWITHNFMGFVSDFDHFKVGDNLDLASWDSYPIGFVEKFPFTEEERNRWAETSHPDIAPYHHDLYRAVGKGRFWVMEQQPGPVNWAPWNPVPKPGMVRLWTWEALAHGADVVSYFRWRQAPFAQEQMHAGLNLPGLDEWSPGGKEAMQVSDELAALGALPETSQAPVALVFDYQSYWSTMIQPQGKDFRYEELCFRWYEALRHLGLNVDFVRPGVSLEGYPLVVVPCMTEVTEAARAELEKAGGVLVIGARTGSRDRNFRIPENLPPGPLGALTGNRVIQVSSMRPGLSDRVSGKVSGHAIRWREYVETSASVLATFDNGDPALTEKDNVLYLACWADAGLLAEVLELATKKAGVATLPVPDFIRIRRRGDLVFAFNYGTEDWTLPEGAVPVLGERVLRPQALAAWRA
- a CDS encoding cryptochrome/photolyase family protein, giving the protein MVKASRIHLVLGDQLSHSLSALADVEPENSLVLMAEVMSEATYVKHHKKKIAFLFSAMRHFAEDLREKGLTVRYVTLDDPENTQSLKGELVRALAEIGATSVVVTECGEWRLADEMWGWEAALGVPVEIREDDRFLCSIEDFREWRKGRKQLRMEYFYRDMRRRHRVLLEGEEPVGGKWNFDAENRKPPAEGLKGPNRISHRKDAITKSVLALVEERFAGHMGSLDSFHFAVTADQAEMELQQFIDEILPNFGDYQDAMVKGEPYLYHSLVSSYINAGLLMPIDVIRRAEAAWFEGRAPLNAVEGFIRQILGWREYVRGIYWTEMPEYAALNHLVATRPLPQMYWTAKTDMACMKGAVGDTIEHAYSHHIQRLMVTGNFAMLAGINPAEVCEWYLAVYSDAYEWVELPNTLGMALYGDGGIMASKPYAASGKYIDRMSNFCGGCRYDPKLTTGPKACPFNALYWDFLDRNTEKLARNPRLSNMYATWRRMDPFKQDAIRKHAAQVLETLNTI
- a CDS encoding carbohydrate ABC transporter permease, whose amino-acid sequence is MFPTPIQKASPFAQTAYKILLPVALFLWLLPLIGVAITSVRPAGDLAAGNYFGIPSGFAGFANYSAVFNNSPIGYYILNSFKVTIPTVIGAVALSCLTGFALAVYKFKGNLVLFFMFVAGNFIPFQILMVPVRDMTLRAGLYDTTMGLVLFHVAFQTGFCTLFMRNFIKGLPFALIESARVEGVSEWRIFRYIVLPLMRPAIAALSVLIFTFVWNDYFWATVLVQGQHAMPVTAGLYSLNGQWVAAWHLVSAGSIVAALPPVAMFFLMQRHFIAGLTLGATKG
- a CDS encoding SDR family oxidoreductase, encoding MSDFSGMTSLNPGYRALVLGASGGIGGAFAAAIKADPNCGSVVELSRSVDGFDITDDASVGAAAAKLSEAGLKFDLILCATGALVIDGNGPEKTIKAIQGDVMAAQFALNAIGPALALKHFAPLLSNEGKSVFATLSARVGSIGDNKLGGWISYRSAKAALNQITRTSAIEIARLRPKSVVVALHPGSVDTGFSGGFSKAHDKIQPGESVAMMLSVLDQLEPSQTGGFFAYDGQPIEW